ATCACGTCTGTTGCCCAGCGATGGTTACGAAGTCTCCTTTGGCCCATCGGCCGATGCAAATCCTTCCGTCTGCAGCTTTTCCTTGTATTTCAAAAAGTCTCTTCTCTTCATGAAGTATTTCACCTGTTGAAAAAGACGCACAATGAGCAACAATTAGGCAATGCTTGCTTAGACAATACTTAGTGTTAGCACACGCTTAACATTAAAATTTAAGGATACAGTAACTCACCCATTGAGCCGGGCACTTTGCTTCAAGCTCTTTTCGGAAGTTCTGGCAGGGGGCAGCTTTGTCATCATTATCATCCAGACATTTCCACATCTGGTCCCTGGCGGCCCAGCAGACCTTCCTTTCGGCTAAGTTTGGAGCCGCCATTGCTTCTTGACTCTAAAAGCAATTGTAAGACCATTATAGTCACATTGTTCAGTGTGATACTACGCTGCAACCTGCAGTAATCGTGACACCAGGTACAAGCTGACAGTTGCTATCAAGCTTTGtaatttgtaataaaataatgcaaGTTAAGTTGAACCCTCCCACCGGATTTCTTTCTTCCAATAACTCCTCCGTGTCACTCCACAGAAATTCCAAATGACACAAAAACACCGTTGGGCCGTGTATGTATCGCTTCTGGCATTACAACAGTGAAGGACGCGCACAGCAGCGCTTCCTCGTCGCGGACCGATGACGTATTGACGTATGCAGCAAACCGCTCCAGCTGGTGGCGCAGTTGGATTAAAGACCACGGTAATGCAAACTTTTTTAGGGCGTTTATCAATGAAGCACACTAAACGCTTAATGTTATACCGTGTCAGAGCTCTTTAGTCCACGCCTTTTCCCACTTTGTAGCCTCTTAGTTAAGTTGTATAACAGGTGAGCACTGGTTACTTAACGTTGCGGTTATTGTGCTAATCGTTTTACCGAAAGTGAACATTCATTACACTTTATTGTAGTAAACGACCAATAGCATGTAAATTAATACCTTTAAATTAACAAAAATTCAATGACATGCTACATAAAATCTTGAAAATCTTTTGttaattgtttttaatgttctCTATTAATATTtagctaatgtgtgtgtgtgagtgcgcgCGCGCAGTCATTCAAGAA
Above is a window of Betta splendens chromosome 9, fBetSpl5.4, whole genome shotgun sequence DNA encoding:
- the LOC114861403 gene encoding cytochrome c oxidase assembly factor 6 homolog isoform X1, with protein sequence MGILFFASFLPIWQKRSSRETKISILGTGASIVSSQEAMAAPNLAERKVCWAARDQMWKCLDDNDDKAAPCQNFRKELEAKCPAQWVKYFMKRRDFLKYKEKLQTEGFASADGPKETS
- the LOC114861403 gene encoding cytochrome c oxidase assembly factor 6 homolog isoform X2, giving the protein MAAPNLAERKVCWAARDQMWKCLDDNDDKAAPCQNFRKELEAKCPAQWVKYFMKRRDFLKYKEKLQTEGFASADGPKETS